From the Ferrigenium kumadai genome, one window contains:
- the rplA gene encoding 50S ribosomal protein L1 produces MSKRYKAIAAKVDRNKLYPLGDALNLVKENAVAKFDESIDVAVNLGVDARKSDQLVRGSVVLPKGTGKTVRVAVFAQGAKAEEAKAAGADIVGFDDLAESIKGGNLNFDVLIASPDAMRLVGQLGQILGPRGLMPNPKVGTVSADVAGAVKNAKAGQVQYRTDKNGIVQCTIGRASFAPEALRENLLALIDALNKAKPAASKGVYLKKVSISSTMGAGIRVEQASLTA; encoded by the coding sequence ATGTCCAAACGTTATAAGGCTATTGCAGCCAAGGTCGATCGCAACAAGCTGTATCCGCTGGGCGATGCGCTGAATCTGGTCAAGGAAAACGCCGTAGCGAAGTTCGATGAGTCCATCGACGTTGCGGTGAACTTGGGCGTTGACGCACGCAAGTCCGACCAGCTGGTGCGTGGTTCCGTCGTGCTGCCCAAGGGCACCGGCAAGACCGTGCGTGTGGCTGTGTTCGCGCAAGGCGCCAAGGCTGAAGAAGCCAAGGCTGCCGGCGCCGACATCGTCGGTTTCGACGACCTGGCCGAAAGCATCAAGGGCGGCAACCTGAACTTCGACGTGCTGATCGCTTCTCCGGACGCGATGCGTCTGGTGGGCCAGCTGGGCCAGATCCTCGGCCCGCGCGGCTTGATGCCTAACCCGAAGGTGGGCACCGTGTCCGCCGACGTGGCTGGCGCCGTGAAGAACGCAAAGGCCGGTCAGGTGCAGTACCGCACCGACAAGAACGGCATCGTGCAGTGCACCATCGGTCGCGCCTCGTTCGCGCCGGAAGCTCTGCGCGAGAACCTGCTGGCGCTGATCGATGCGCTGAACAAGGCCAAGCCCGCTGCATCCAAGGGCGTGTACCTGAAGAAGGTTTCGATCTCCAGCACCATGGGTGCCGGTATCCGCGTCGAGCAGGCTAGCCTGACTGCGTAA
- the rpoB gene encoding DNA-directed RNA polymerase subunit beta, whose amino-acid sequence MSYSFTEKKRIRKSFAKRVGALPVPFLLSTQLESFAAFLQAYTPPEQRKNEGLQAAFNGIFPIESHSKNARLDFVSYQLGMPPFDVKECQQRGLTYASPLRARVRLTIMDKEASKPTVKEVKEQEVYMGEIPLMTHTGSFVINGTERVIVSQLHRSPGVFFEHDRGKTHSSGKLLFSARIIPYRGSWLDFEFDAKDYVYFRIDRRRKMPVTILLRSLGYNNEDMLKMFFDFDAFHLGKKGIQFEVVPERLRGDVARFDIVGKAGKVIVAKDKRITVRHIREMQEAGIDKLAVSEDFLIGRVIATDVVDKDSGEIVAHANDEITETLLAKLEAAGITKIQTLYTNDLDHGAFISQTLRTDETVDQWTARVAIYRMMRPGEPPTEEAVEGLFQGLFFSEERYDLSAVGRMKFNRRVGRDELTGLAILTNEDIVEVVKILVELRNGRGEIDDIDHLGNRRVRAVGELAENQFRAGLARVERAVKERLGQAETDNLMPHDLINAKPISAAVKEFFGSSQLSQFMDQTNPLSEVTHKRRISALGPGGLTRERAGFEVRDVHPTHYGRVCPIETPEGPNIGLINSLALYARTNEYGFIETPYRKAGNGKVLDEVDYLSAIEEGKYTIAQANAELDKKGHFTNDIVSARQHNEFVLAEPDKLEYMDVSPSQVVSVAASLIPFLEHDDANRALMGANMQRQAVPCLRAEKPLVGTGIERTVAVDSGTAVQAWRGGRIDYVDAGRIVVRVNDDETTPGEVGVDIYNLTKYTRSNQNTNINQRPLVKVGDVIGRGDVIADGASTDMGELALGQNMLVAFMPWNGYNYEDSILISERVSAQDRFTSIHIEELTVAARDTKLGPEEITRDIPNLAEAQLARLDESGIVHIGAEVGPGDVLVGKVTPKGETQLTPEEKLLRAIFGEKASDVKDTSLRVDAGISGTVIDVQVFTREGLQRDKRAQQIIDDELDRYKKDLADQMRIVEADQFARLEKMLHNKVANGGPKKLAKGTKLSKDYLHSIEHHQWFDIRVADDEVAAQMEQVKDGLAQKRVEFDAAFELKKKKLTQGDELQAGVQKMVKVYVAVKRRLQPGDKMAGRHGNKGVVSRIVPVEDMPYMADGTPADVVLNPLGVPSRMNIGQILETHLGWAAKGLGKKIDEMLQTNAKIAEVRKFLGKIYNHGGQTVDLESFSDDEIIELCRNLTKGVPFATPVFDGASEEEIKYMLELAGLPLSGQTTLYDGRTGEAFDRPVTVGYKHVLKLHHLVDDKMHARSTGPYSLVTQQPLGGKAQFGGQRFGEMEVWALEAYGAAYTLQEMLTVKSDDVTGRTKVYENIVKGDHKIDAGMPESFNVVIKEIRSLGIDMDLERH is encoded by the coding sequence ATGAGCTACTCTTTTACCGAAAAAAAGCGCATTCGTAAGAGTTTTGCCAAGCGGGTCGGCGCGCTGCCGGTCCCCTTCCTGTTGTCCACCCAACTGGAATCCTTTGCTGCCTTCCTGCAGGCCTATACGCCGCCCGAGCAGCGCAAGAACGAGGGCTTGCAAGCCGCTTTCAACGGTATCTTCCCAATCGAGAGCCATTCCAAGAATGCTCGTCTGGACTTCGTCAGCTACCAGCTGGGCATGCCTCCGTTCGACGTTAAGGAATGTCAGCAGCGCGGCCTGACCTACGCCTCCCCGCTGCGCGCACGCGTGCGCCTGACCATCATGGACAAGGAAGCGTCCAAGCCGACGGTCAAGGAAGTGAAGGAGCAGGAAGTCTACATGGGCGAGATCCCGCTGATGACCCACACCGGCTCGTTCGTGATCAACGGCACCGAGCGCGTCATCGTCTCCCAGTTGCACCGTTCTCCCGGCGTGTTCTTCGAGCATGACCGCGGCAAGACACACTCGTCCGGCAAGCTGCTGTTCTCCGCGCGCATCATTCCCTACCGTGGCTCCTGGCTGGATTTCGAATTCGACGCGAAGGATTACGTCTACTTCCGTATCGACCGCCGCCGCAAGATGCCGGTGACCATCCTGTTGCGTTCGCTGGGCTACAACAACGAAGACATGCTGAAGATGTTCTTCGACTTCGACGCCTTCCATCTGGGCAAGAAGGGCATCCAGTTCGAGGTCGTGCCTGAGCGCCTGCGCGGCGATGTGGCACGCTTCGACATCGTCGGCAAGGCCGGCAAGGTCATCGTCGCCAAGGACAAGCGCATCACCGTGCGCCACATCCGCGAGATGCAGGAAGCGGGCATCGACAAGCTGGCAGTCAGCGAGGACTTCCTGATCGGCCGCGTGATCGCGACCGACGTGGTGGACAAGGATAGCGGCGAGATCGTGGCCCATGCCAACGACGAGATCACCGAAACTCTGCTGGCCAAGCTGGAAGCAGCCGGCATCACCAAGATCCAGACGCTGTACACCAACGACCTGGATCACGGCGCATTCATCTCTCAGACTCTGCGCACCGACGAGACCGTCGACCAGTGGACTGCCCGCGTGGCGATCTACCGCATGATGCGTCCCGGCGAGCCGCCGACCGAAGAGGCCGTCGAGGGCCTGTTCCAGGGGCTGTTCTTCAGTGAAGAGCGTTACGACCTGTCGGCCGTCGGTCGCATGAAGTTCAACCGCCGCGTCGGCCGTGACGAACTGACCGGCTTGGCTATCCTGACCAACGAAGACATCGTCGAAGTGGTCAAGATCCTGGTCGAGCTGCGCAATGGCCGCGGCGAGATCGACGACATCGACCACCTGGGTAACCGCCGCGTACGTGCGGTGGGTGAGTTGGCCGAGAACCAGTTCCGCGCCGGTCTGGCCCGCGTCGAGCGTGCCGTGAAGGAGCGTCTGGGCCAGGCCGAGACCGACAATCTGATGCCGCACGATCTGATCAACGCCAAGCCGATCTCTGCGGCGGTGAAGGAGTTCTTCGGTTCCAGCCAGTTGTCGCAGTTCATGGACCAGACCAACCCGCTGTCCGAAGTGACCCACAAGCGCCGCATCTCCGCGCTGGGCCCAGGCGGCCTGACACGCGAACGCGCCGGCTTCGAAGTGCGTGACGTGCACCCGACCCACTACGGCCGCGTGTGCCCGATCGAAACGCCGGAAGGTCCGAACATCGGTCTGATCAACTCGCTGGCGCTGTATGCACGCACCAACGAATACGGCTTCATCGAGACCCCGTACCGCAAGGCCGGCAACGGCAAGGTGCTCGACGAGGTCGATTACCTGTCGGCGATCGAGGAAGGCAAGTACACCATCGCCCAGGCGAACGCCGAGCTGGACAAGAAGGGCCACTTCACCAACGACATCGTGTCCGCGCGTCAGCACAACGAATTCGTGCTGGCCGAACCCGACAAGCTGGAGTACATGGACGTGTCCCCGTCCCAGGTGGTGTCCGTCGCTGCATCGCTGATCCCGTTCCTGGAACACGACGACGCGAACCGCGCGCTGATGGGCGCCAACATGCAACGCCAAGCCGTTCCGTGTCTGCGCGCCGAGAAGCCGCTGGTCGGCACCGGCATCGAGCGCACCGTGGCGGTGGACTCCGGCACGGCCGTGCAGGCATGGCGCGGTGGCCGCATCGACTACGTGGATGCGGGCCGTATCGTGGTGCGTGTGAACGACGACGAGACCACGCCGGGCGAAGTGGGCGTGGACATCTACAACCTGACCAAGTACACCCGTTCCAACCAGAACACCAACATCAACCAGCGTCCGCTGGTCAAGGTGGGCGACGTGATCGGTCGCGGTGACGTGATCGCCGACGGTGCATCCACCGACATGGGCGAACTGGCGCTGGGTCAGAACATGCTGGTCGCGTTCATGCCGTGGAACGGCTACAACTACGAGGACTCGATCCTGATCTCCGAGCGCGTTTCTGCGCAGGACCGTTTCACTTCGATCCACATCGAAGAGCTGACCGTCGCTGCGCGCGACACCAAGCTGGGACCTGAGGAAATCACCCGCGACATCCCGAATCTGGCCGAGGCGCAACTGGCCCGTCTGGACGAATCCGGCATCGTGCACATCGGCGCGGAAGTCGGCCCCGGCGACGTGCTGGTGGGCAAGGTCACGCCGAAGGGCGAGACCCAGCTGACCCCGGAAGAGAAGCTGCTGCGCGCCATCTTCGGCGAGAAGGCTTCCGACGTGAAGGACACTTCCTTGCGCGTGGACGCCGGCATCTCCGGCACCGTGATCGACGTGCAGGTGTTCACCCGCGAAGGTCTGCAGCGCGACAAGCGTGCGCAGCAGATCATCGACGACGAGCTGGATCGCTACAAGAAAGACCTGGCCGACCAGATGCGCATCGTCGAGGCCGACCAGTTTGCCCGCCTTGAAAAAATGCTGCACAACAAGGTCGCCAACGGCGGTCCGAAGAAGCTGGCCAAGGGCACCAAGTTGAGCAAGGATTACCTGCACAGCATCGAGCACCACCAGTGGTTCGATATCCGCGTGGCTGACGACGAAGTCGCTGCCCAAATGGAGCAGGTCAAGGACGGTTTGGCCCAGAAGCGTGTCGAGTTCGACGCTGCGTTCGAGCTGAAGAAGAAGAAGCTGACCCAGGGCGACGAGCTCCAGGCCGGCGTGCAGAAGATGGTCAAGGTGTATGTGGCGGTTAAGCGCCGCCTGCAGCCCGGCGACAAGATGGCGGGTCGTCACGGTAACAAGGGTGTGGTGTCGCGCATCGTGCCGGTGGAAGACATGCCGTACATGGCCGACGGTACACCGGCCGACGTCGTGCTGAACCCGCTGGGCGTTCCGTCGCGTATGAACATCGGTCAGATCCTCGAGACTCACCTGGGCTGGGCGGCAAAGGGCCTGGGCAAGAAGATCGACGAGATGCTGCAGACCAACGCGAAGATCGCCGAGGTGCGCAAGTTCCTGGGCAAGATCTACAACCACGGCGGTCAGACCGTCGATCTGGAATCCTTCAGCGACGACGAGATCATCGAGTTGTGCCGCAACCTGACGAAGGGCGTGCCGTTCGCGACCCCCGTGTTCGACGGCGCGAGCGAAGAAGAGATCAAGTACATGCTGGAACTGGCGGGCCTGCCGCTGTCCGGCCAGACCACGCTGTACGACGGCCGCACGGGCGAAGCCTTCGACCGTCCCGTTACGGTCGGCTACAAGCATGTGCTGAAGCTGCACCACCTGGTCGACGACAAGATGCACGCGCGTTCCACCGGCCCGTACTCGCTGGTGACCCAGCAGCCGTTGGGCGGTAAGGCTCAGTTCGGTGGCCAGCGTTTCGGTGAAATGGAAGTGTGGGCGCTGGAAGCTTACGGCGCCGCGTACACCCTGCAGGAAATGCTGACCGTCAAGTCGGATGACGTGACCGGCCGTACCAAGGTCTACGAGAACATCGTCAAGGGCGACCACAAGATCGACGCCGGCATGCCGGAATCCTTCAACGTGGTGATCAAGGAAATCCGTTCCTTGGGCATCGACATGGATCTGGAACGTCACTAA
- the rplL gene encoding 50S ribosomal protein L7/L12 has protein sequence MAFDKDAFLTALDSMSVLELNELVKAIEEKFGVSAAAMAAPAAGGAAAGGAAAAEQTEFTVILKSAGDAKVNVIKVVRAITGLGLKEAKDLVDGAPKPLKEGVSKADADSIAKQLIEAGATAEIK, from the coding sequence ATGGCATTCGATAAAGACGCATTTTTGACAGCCCTGGACAGCATGTCCGTGCTGGAACTGAACGAGCTGGTCAAGGCAATTGAAGAGAAGTTCGGCGTATCCGCTGCTGCGATGGCTGCTCCTGCTGCTGGCGGCGCTGCTGCTGGTGGTGCTGCTGCTGCTGAGCAGACCGAGTTCACCGTGATCCTGAAGTCCGCTGGCGACGCCAAGGTTAACGTGATCAAGGTGGTTCGCGCGATCACCGGCCTGGGCTTGAAGGAAGCCAAGGATCTGGTGGATGGCGCGCCGAAGCCCCTGAAGGAAGGCGTATCCAAGGCTGACGCAGACTCGATCGCCAAGCAGCTGATCGAAGCTGGCGCAACTGCTGAAATCAAGTAA
- the rpoC gene encoding DNA-directed RNA polymerase subunit beta', whose amino-acid sequence MKSLLDLFKQVTQKEEFDAIKIGLASPEKIRSWSYGEVKKPETINYRTFKPERDGLFCAKIFGPVKDYECLCGKYKRLKHRGVICEKCGVEVTLSKVRRERMGHIELASPVAHIWFLKSLPSRLGMVLDMTLRDIERVLYFEAYVVTEPGMTPLNRGQLLTEDDYLAKTEEYGDEFTAMMGAEGVRALLANLDVTSEIETIRAELAATGSETKIKKYAKRLKVLEAFNASGIQPEWMVMTVLPVLPPELRPLVPLDGGRFATSDLNDLYRRVINRNNRLRRLLELKAPDIIVRNEKRMLQESVDSLLDNGRRGKAMTGANKRQLKSLADMIKGKSGRFRQNLLGKRVDYSGRSVIVVGPQLRLHQCGLPKKMALELFKPFIFSRLEAMGLATTIKASKRMVEAEEPVVWDILEEVIREHPILLNRAPTLHRLGIQAFEPILIEGKAIQLHPLVCSAFNADFDGDQMAVHVPLSLEAQMEARTLMLASNNVLSPANGEPIIVPSQDIVLGLYYMTREKIGALGEGSMFANIAEVSRAYESREVELQAKVVVRLKEVHKDEAGQPFEKLTRYETTVGRALLSEVLPAGLPFALINKALKKKEISRLINSSFRQCGLRDTVIMADKLMYTGFAYATRAGISICVDDMLMPPQKNELIGAAEKEVHEIHTQYTSGLVTDGERYNKVVDIWGRTGDVVAKAMMEQLGSEPVLDRVTGEPRMEKGKPVMQESFNSIYMMADSGARGSAAQIRQLAGMRGLMAKPDGSIIETPITANFREGLNMLQYFISTHGARKGLADTALKTANSGYLTRRLVDVTQDLVVIEQDCGTENGTAMKAIVEGGEVIEALRERILGRVLSADVVNPETAETVYEAGVLLDEAAVERIEVLGIDEVRVRTPLNCETRFGLCAKCYGRDLGRGGLVNVGEAVGVIAAQSIGEPGTQLTMRTFHIGGAASRTVVASQVESKSNGVLKYSPNMRVVTTVRGELIVVARSAEVIIADDHGRERERHKVPYGATLAVKQGDAVRAGVVLANWDPHTRPIVTEYAGKVSFQNVEEGVTVAKQIDEVTGLSTLVVIDPKQRAGAQSKGVRPMVRLIDDAGQEVKLTGTETAVSVTFQTGCIITVEDGQHVGVGDVLARIPQESSKTRDITGGLPRVAELFEARVPKDAGMLAEVTGTVSFGKDTKGKQRLVITDVDGIAHEFLIPKEKHVLAHDGQVVNQGEMIVDGPADPHDILRLLGVEALARYITDEVQEVYRLQGVKISDKHIEVIVRQMLRRVQVSDVGDTRFITGEQVERADVLEENERMAAEGKNPASFEYMLLGITKASLSTDSFISAASFQETTRVLTEAAIMGKKDELRGLKENVIVGRLIPAGTGLAYHTTRRKQRLGIDMAEGRELQEADAGAVGETVASTDSLDTPGLSQ is encoded by the coding sequence ATGAAATCATTGCTGGATTTGTTCAAGCAGGTCACACAGAAAGAAGAGTTCGACGCGATCAAGATCGGGTTGGCCTCGCCGGAGAAGATCCGGTCCTGGTCGTACGGCGAAGTCAAGAAGCCGGAGACCATCAACTACCGTACCTTCAAGCCGGAACGCGACGGCCTGTTCTGCGCCAAGATCTTCGGCCCGGTCAAGGACTACGAGTGCCTGTGCGGCAAGTACAAGCGCCTCAAGCATCGTGGGGTGATCTGCGAAAAGTGCGGCGTCGAAGTCACCCTGTCCAAGGTGCGCCGCGAGCGCATGGGCCACATCGAGCTGGCCTCGCCGGTCGCTCACATCTGGTTCCTGAAGTCGCTGCCGTCCCGTCTCGGCATGGTGCTGGACATGACCCTGCGCGACATCGAGCGCGTGCTGTACTTCGAAGCCTACGTGGTGACCGAGCCCGGCATGACCCCGCTGAACCGCGGCCAGTTGTTGACCGAAGACGACTACCTCGCGAAGACCGAGGAATACGGCGACGAGTTCACCGCCATGATGGGCGCTGAAGGCGTGCGCGCGCTGCTGGCCAACCTGGACGTCACCAGCGAGATCGAGACCATCCGTGCCGAGCTGGCCGCAACCGGCTCCGAGACCAAGATCAAGAAGTACGCCAAGCGCCTGAAGGTGCTGGAGGCGTTCAACGCGTCCGGCATCCAGCCGGAGTGGATGGTCATGACCGTGTTGCCGGTGCTGCCGCCGGAACTGCGTCCGCTGGTGCCGCTGGATGGCGGCCGCTTCGCGACCTCCGACCTGAACGACCTGTATCGCCGCGTGATCAACCGTAACAACCGTCTGCGCCGCCTGCTCGAACTGAAGGCGCCGGATATCATCGTGCGCAACGAGAAGCGCATGCTGCAGGAGTCCGTGGACTCGCTGCTGGACAACGGCCGTCGCGGCAAGGCGATGACCGGTGCGAACAAGCGCCAGCTGAAGTCCCTGGCCGACATGATCAAGGGCAAGAGCGGCCGTTTCCGTCAGAACCTGCTGGGTAAGCGCGTCGACTACTCCGGCCGTTCCGTCATCGTGGTGGGCCCGCAGCTCAGGCTGCACCAGTGCGGCCTGCCCAAGAAGATGGCACTCGAACTGTTCAAGCCGTTCATTTTCAGCCGTCTCGAGGCGATGGGCCTGGCGACCACGATCAAGGCGTCCAAGCGCATGGTCGAGGCCGAAGAGCCGGTGGTGTGGGACATCCTCGAAGAAGTGATCCGCGAGCATCCGATCCTGCTGAACCGTGCGCCTACGCTGCACCGTCTGGGTATCCAGGCGTTCGAGCCCATCCTGATCGAGGGCAAGGCGATCCAGTTGCATCCGCTGGTCTGTTCCGCGTTCAACGCCGACTTCGACGGTGACCAGATGGCCGTTCACGTGCCGCTGTCGCTGGAAGCGCAGATGGAAGCGCGCACGCTGATGCTGGCATCCAACAACGTGCTGTCGCCCGCCAACGGCGAGCCGATCATCGTGCCGTCGCAGGATATCGTGCTGGGTCTGTACTACATGACCCGCGAGAAGATCGGCGCGCTGGGCGAAGGCTCGATGTTCGCCAACATCGCCGAAGTGTCGCGTGCCTATGAGTCTCGCGAAGTCGAGCTGCAGGCGAAGGTGGTGGTGCGTCTCAAGGAAGTCCACAAGGACGAGGCCGGCCAGCCGTTCGAAAAACTGACCCGCTACGAGACCACCGTGGGCCGCGCGCTGTTGTCCGAGGTGCTGCCTGCCGGCCTGCCGTTCGCGCTGATCAACAAGGCGCTGAAGAAGAAAGAGATCTCGCGTCTGATCAACAGCAGCTTCCGCCAGTGCGGTCTGCGCGACACCGTGATCATGGCCGACAAGCTGATGTACACCGGTTTCGCGTATGCGACCCGTGCCGGCATCTCGATCTGCGTGGACGACATGCTGATGCCTCCGCAGAAGAACGAGCTGATCGGCGCCGCCGAGAAGGAAGTGCACGAGATCCACACCCAGTACACCTCGGGTCTGGTGACCGACGGCGAACGCTACAACAAGGTTGTGGACATCTGGGGCCGTACCGGCGACGTCGTGGCCAAGGCCATGATGGAACAGCTGGGCAGTGAGCCGGTGCTCGACCGTGTTACGGGCGAGCCGCGCATGGAAAAGGGCAAGCCGGTGATGCAGGAGTCGTTCAACTCCATCTACATGATGGCCGACTCCGGCGCCCGCGGCTCCGCAGCCCAGATTCGCCAGCTGGCCGGTATGCGCGGCCTGATGGCGAAACCGGACGGCTCCATCATCGAAACGCCGATTACCGCGAACTTCCGCGAAGGCTTGAACATGCTGCAGTACTTCATCTCCACGCACGGCGCCCGTAAGGGTCTGGCCGATACGGCGTTGAAGACTGCGAACTCCGGTTACCTGACCCGCCGTCTGGTCGACGTCACGCAAGACCTGGTTGTTATCGAACAGGATTGCGGCACCGAGAACGGCACCGCGATGAAGGCGATCGTCGAAGGCGGTGAAGTGATCGAGGCATTGCGCGAGCGTATCCTCGGCCGTGTGCTGAGCGCCGATGTCGTCAATCCGGAAACTGCTGAAACGGTTTATGAAGCGGGAGTCCTTCTGGATGAAGCCGCGGTGGAGCGCATCGAGGTGCTCGGCATCGACGAGGTGCGCGTGCGCACCCCGTTGAACTGCGAAACCCGCTTCGGTCTGTGCGCCAAGTGTTACGGCCGCGACCTGGGCCGCGGCGGCCTGGTGAACGTGGGCGAGGCGGTCGGTGTGATCGCGGCGCAATCCATCGGCGAACCGGGTACCCAGCTGACCATGCGTACCTTCCACATCGGTGGCGCGGCTTCGCGTACCGTGGTGGCAAGCCAGGTGGAAAGCAAGTCCAACGGTGTACTGAAGTACAGCCCGAACATGCGTGTGGTGACCACCGTACGCGGCGAACTGATCGTGGTGGCGCGCAGCGCCGAAGTCATCATCGCAGATGATCACGGCCGTGAACGTGAACGACACAAGGTGCCTTATGGCGCGACGCTGGCAGTCAAGCAGGGCGACGCAGTGCGTGCGGGTGTGGTACTGGCTAACTGGGATCCGCATACCCGTCCGATCGTTACAGAATATGCCGGTAAGGTCAGCTTCCAGAATGTGGAAGAGGGCGTAACGGTCGCCAAGCAGATTGATGAAGTGACTGGTTTGTCTACGCTGGTGGTTATCGATCCTAAGCAGCGTGCTGGCGCCCAAAGCAAGGGCGTGCGCCCGATGGTTCGCCTGATCGATGATGCTGGTCAGGAAGTCAAGCTGACCGGTACCGAAACGGCTGTTAGTGTTACCTTCCAGACCGGCTGTATCATCACCGTGGAAGACGGTCAGCATGTCGGCGTGGGTGATGTGTTGGCGCGTATTCCGCAGGAATCGTCGAAGACGCGCGATATTACCGGCGGTCTGCCGCGCGTGGCCGAGTTGTTCGAAGCACGTGTACCGAAGGATGCCGGCATGCTGGCAGAAGTGACCGGTACCGTCTCGTTCGGTAAGGACACCAAGGGCAAGCAGCGTCTGGTCATCACCGATGTGGACGGCATTGCGCATGAATTCCTGATTCCTAAGGAGAAGCATGTGCTGGCTCACGATGGTCAGGTGGTTAACCAGGGTGAGATGATTGTGGACGGCCCGGCCGACCCACATGACATCCTGCGCCTGTTGGGTGTTGAGGCACTTGCCCGCTACATCACCGACGAAGTACAGGAAGTGTACCGTTTGCAGGGCGTGAAGATCAGCGACAAGCACATCGAAGTGATCGTGCGCCAGATGCTGCGCCGCGTGCAGGTCTCCGACGTGGGCGATACCCGCTTCATCACCGGCGAGCAAGTGGAGCGTGCCGACGTGCTGGAAGAGAACGAGCGCATGGCTGCGGAAGGCAAGAACCCCGCCAGCTTCGAATACATGCTGCTGGGTATCACCAAGGCGTCGCTGTCTACCGACTCGTTCATTTCTGCAGCATCGTTCCAGGAGACCACGCGTGTCCTGACCGAAGCGGCGATCATGGGCAAGAAGGACGAATTGCGCGGTCTGAAGGAAAACGTGATCGTGGGTCGTCTGATCCCGGCCGGTACCGGCTTGGCATATCACACCACGCGTCGCAAGCAGCGCCTGGGGATCGATATGGCGGAAGGGCGCGAATTGCAGGAGGCCGATGCGGGCGCAGTGGGCGAGACGGTAGCTTCTACCGATTCGCTTGACACCCCAGGGCTTTCTCAATAG
- the rpsG gene encoding 30S ribosomal protein S7: protein MPRRREVPKREVLPDPKFGNQDLSKFVNVLMTAGKKSVAERILYGALEQVGKKTNKDAIEVFNLALNNAKPQVEVKSRRVGGANYQVPVEVRPSRRMALAMRWLREAARKRGEKSMGMRLAGELIDASEGRGGAVKKREEVHRMAEANKAFSHFRF from the coding sequence ATGCCAAGACGTAGAGAAGTCCCCAAGCGCGAAGTCCTGCCGGATCCTAAGTTCGGTAACCAGGATTTGTCCAAGTTTGTGAACGTGTTGATGACTGCAGGCAAGAAGTCGGTTGCTGAGCGCATCCTGTACGGCGCGCTGGAGCAGGTTGGTAAGAAGACCAACAAGGACGCGATCGAGGTGTTCAATCTCGCATTGAATAATGCCAAGCCGCAGGTGGAAGTGAAGAGCCGTCGCGTCGGTGGTGCAAACTACCAGGTGCCTGTCGAGGTTCGTCCTTCCCGTCGTATGGCGCTGGCGATGCGCTGGTTGCGCGAAGCTGCACGCAAGCGCGGCGAGAAGTCCATGGGTATGCGTTTGGCTGGTGAGCTGATCGACGCGTCCGAAGGTCGCGGTGGTGCGGTGAAGAAGCGTGAAGAAGTGCACCGTATGGCAGAGGCGAACAAGGCCTTCTCGCATTTCCGTTTCTAA
- the rplJ gene encoding 50S ribosomal protein L10, with amino-acid sequence MSLNLQEKQAVVAEVSAQVAQAQTIVLAEYRGIQVGDITKLRANARKSGVYFHVLKNTLARRAVQGTPFETLADQMVGPLVYSISADAVAAAKVVHEFAKTNDKLVVKAGSYNGKVLDAAGVNALASVPSKEVLLAQLCGLLQSPVSGLARVLNAVAEKKEPAAA; translated from the coding sequence TTGAGTCTCAATCTGCAAGAAAAACAGGCCGTGGTCGCGGAAGTCAGTGCACAAGTGGCACAGGCCCAGACCATCGTCTTGGCAGAGTACCGTGGCATCCAAGTCGGCGACATCACCAAGCTGCGTGCCAATGCACGTAAGTCTGGGGTGTATTTCCACGTGTTGAAGAACACGCTGGCACGCCGTGCGGTGCAGGGTACTCCGTTCGAAACCCTGGCAGACCAGATGGTCGGCCCGCTGGTGTACAGCATCAGCGCGGACGCCGTTGCTGCCGCCAAGGTGGTGCACGAGTTCGCCAAGACGAACGATAAGCTGGTCGTGAAAGCTGGTTCTTACAACGGCAAGGTGCTGGATGCCGCAGGCGTGAATGCGCTGGCTTCCGTACCGTCGAAGGAAGTGCTGCTGGCACAACTGTGCGGTTTGCTGCAATCGCCGGTCTCTGGCTTGGCTCGCGTGCTCAACGCAGTTGCCGAGAAAAAAGAACCTGCTGCTGCTTGA
- the rpsL gene encoding 30S ribosomal protein S12 translates to MPTINQLIRKPRVAIVEKSKVPALAGSPQKRGVCTRVYTTTPKKPNSALRKVAKVRLTNGFEVISYIGGEGHNLQEHSVVLLRGGRVKDLPGVRYHMVRGSLDTAGVKDRKQARSKYGAKRAKK, encoded by the coding sequence ATGCCAACCATTAACCAGTTGATCCGCAAACCTCGTGTTGCAATCGTAGAAAAGAGCAAAGTGCCGGCTTTGGCGGGCTCCCCGCAGAAGCGTGGTGTGTGTACCCGTGTCTATACCACGACACCGAAGAAGCCTAACTCTGCGCTGCGTAAGGTGGCCAAGGTTCGTCTGACCAACGGTTTCGAGGTTATTTCGTACATCGGCGGTGAAGGCCACAACCTGCAGGAGCACTCGGTTGTGCTGTTGCGCGGCGGTCGTGTGAAGGACTTGCCTGGTGTGCGTTACCACATGGTGCGCGGCAGTCTGGATACGGCTGGCGTGAAGGATCGTAAGCAGGCTCGCTCCAAGTACGGCGCGAAGCGTGCTAAGAAGTAA